A genomic window from Prunus persica cultivar Lovell chromosome G2, Prunus_persica_NCBIv2, whole genome shotgun sequence includes:
- the LOC18784677 gene encoding serine/arginine-rich splicing factor SR34A encodes MSGRFSRTIYVGNLPSDIRESEVEELFYKYGRIVDIELKIPPRPPCYSFVEFESSRDAEDAIRGRDGYNFDGCRLRVELAHGGRGPSSSDRRGGYDRGSSGGGSGGGRFGASRHSEYRVIVRGLPSSASWQDLKDHMRKAGDVCFAEVSRDSEGTYGLVDYTNSDDMKYAIRKLDDTEFKNPWTRSYIRVKLYESSPSRSRSRSRSRSRSVRRNQSKSRDRSVSRSVSRSRSASPVKSSRPRSRSGSESPRPVRSGSG; translated from the exons ATGAGTGGTCGATTTTCTCGCACAATCTACGTTGGCAACCTACCCTCAGATATAAGAGAATCAGAGGTTGAAGAATTGTTCTATAAG TATGGCCGCATAGTGGATATTGAATTGAAGATTCCACCTCGCCCTCCGTGTTATTCGTTTGTTGAG TTTGAGAGTTCTCGTGATGCAGAAGATGCAATCAGAGGGCGTGATGGGTATAACTTTGACGGTTGCCGTTTAAGG GTGGAGCTTGCCCATGGTGGTAGGGGCCCATCTTCAAGCGATCGTCGTGGTGGATATGACAGAGGCAGCAGTGGTGGAGGTAGCGGTGGTGGTCGCTTTGGTGCTTCACGTCATTCTGAATATAGGG TTATTGTTCGTGGCCTCCCTTCTTCTGCTTCATGGCAAGACCTGAAG GACCATATGCGAAAAGCTGGTGATGTGTGTTTTGCTGAGGTTTCTCGTGACAGCGAAG GGACTTATGGTCTAGTTGATTATACCAATTCTGATGACATGAAATATGCT aTTCGGAAACTTGATGATACAGAATTTAAAAATCCTTGGACAAGATCTTATATTCGG GTTAAATTGTACGAGAGCAGTCCGTCAAGGAGCCGGAGTAGAAGTCGTAGCAGAAGCAGAAGTGTGAGAAGGAATCAGAG TAAGTCTCGGGACCGATCCGTCTCAAGATCAGTATCAAGATCTAGGTCTGCATCACCTGTCAAATCCTCCAG GCCAAGATCAAGGTCAGGGTCAGAATCTCCCCGTCCG GTGCGGTCGGGTAGCGGCTGA
- the LOC18786702 gene encoding polyadenylate-binding protein-interacting protein 12 yields MAVAENAPNFDNTAVSSDSNAQNDLANPKPRVDSSVVLSAEPNLQSNGDDQNPQDKFQNQEKVTTLSVPTSNHKPQMGQMQNGFDTNGVDNHQMVAVKSGGYGIDQRSNGVRNGGDGDESFKRDMRDLEELLSKLNPMAKEFVPPSLVNNHGFSLAGGFGYANNFLVQINSDNANGLIGRRKKNGYSSQGRRKNYYKMSLAQREEMIRRTVYVSDIDQQVTEENLAALFLSCGQVVDCRVCGDPNSILRFAFVEFTDEEGARVALSLSGTMLGYYPVRVLPSKTAIAPVNPTFLPRSDDEREMCSRTIYCTNIDKKVTQADVKLFFESLCGEVQRLRLLGDYHHSTRIAFVEFTVAESAIAALNCSGVVLGSLPIRVSPSKTPVRPRAPRSPLQ; encoded by the exons ATGGCGGTTGCTGAGAATGCACCAAATTTCGACAACACAGCAGTATCATCAGACTCAAATGCACAGAACGATCTtgcaaacccaaaacccagaGTTGATTCCTCTGTCGTGTTGAGTGCGGAACCCAATTTACAGTCAAACGGAGACGATCAGAATCCGCAGGACAAGTTTCAGAACCAGGAGAAAGTAACAACTTTGTCAGTCCCCACAAGCAATCACAAGCCTCAAATGGGTCAGATGCAAAATGGGTTTGACACCAATGGGGTCGATAACCATCAGATGGTGGCGGTCAAGTCTGGCGGGTATGGAATTGATCAGAGGTCTAATGGGGTAAGAAATGGAGGGGATGGGGATGAGAGTTTCAAACGTGATATGAGAGATTTGGAGGAGTTGTTGTCCAAGTTGAATCCCATGGCTAAGGAGTTTGTGCCTCCCTCACTTGTCAACAATCATGGGTTCAGTCTTGCTGGTGGGTTTGGCTATGCTAACAATTTTCTAGTACAAATTAATTCTGACAACGCCAATGGACTTATTGGAAGAAGG AAGAAGAATGGCTATAGTAGTCAAGGTCGGCGAAAGAACTATTACAAAATGAGTTTGGCACAGAGAGAGGAGATGATCAGGAGGACTGTGTATGTATCTGACATTGATCAACAG GTTACTGAAGAGAACCTGGCTGCTCTCTTTCTTAGTTGCGGACAG GTTGTAGACTGTCGTGTATGCGGTGATCCAAATTCCATTCTTCGATTTGCCTTTGTTGAGTTTACAGATGAAG AAGGTGCAAGGGTTGCCTTGAGTCTGTCAGGAACCATGCTTGGCTATTACCCAGTGAGAGTCCTGCCTTCGAAAACTGCAATTGCACCTGTTAATCCAACATTTTTGCCAAGG TCTGATGATGAGCGTGAGATGTGCTCAAGAACTATTTATTGTACAAATATTGACAAGAAG GTCACTCAAGCAGATGTCAAACTGTTTTTTGAATCACTTTGTGGAGAG GTTCAACGCCTGCGGCTACTTGGAGATTATCATCACTCCACTCGTATTGCGTTTGTTGAATTTACTGTG GCTGAAAGTGCAATTGCAGCTCTTAACTGTAGTGGTGTCGTTTTGGGATCACTGCCGATAAG
- the LOC18785768 gene encoding 60S acidic ribosomal protein P1 has translation MSTAELACSYAAMILHDDGIAITSEKIAALVRSANVAVESYWPSLFAKLAEKRSLEDLILNAGSGGCSAPVTVAAAPGGAASAAAPAVEEKKEEPKEESDDDMGFSLFD, from the exons ATGTCGACCGCTGAGCTTGCTTGTTCCTACGCCGCCATGATTCTTCATGACGACGGCATCGCAATCACA TCAGAGAAGATTGCCGCCTTGGTGAGATCAGCTAATGTGGCAGTGGAATCATACTGGCCAAGTCTCTTTGCCAAGCTTGCTGAGAAGAGGAGCCTTGAGGACCTTATTTTGAATGCTGGCTCCGGTGGCTGTTCTGCTCCCGTAACTGTGGCTGCTGCTCCTGGTGGTGCTGCCAGTGCTGCTGCTCCTGCAGTTGAGGAGAAGAAG GAAGAACCCAAAGAAGAGAGTGACGACGACATGGGATTCAGCTTGTTTGATTAG